The stretch of DNA CTCAGTAAGTGTCAGCGATCCGTTACCAGAGATGTGGACACCGCCTCCGTTTCCAGGGGCAGCGGTGTTTTCTGGACCAGCCACGTTATCCGTAAGCTCAACGCCCGTCAGTTCAACGCTTGAACCATCAGTGAGCTCAATGCCGCCGCCCGCGCGATTGGCAATGTTGCCAGCGATCGTTGTATTGGTGAACGTCACCGACCCTTCGTTGAGCACTCCACCACCGCTACCCGAAGTTCCATCGGCAACATTATTGATGATCGTCGCGTCGGTCACGGAAAGAGTTCCACTCAAGTTGTAGATACCACCACCGCCGTTGTCCGCGTCATTTCCGGAGGCGACATTTCCATCGATCGTGGTGCCGGCGACGATCATTGAACCTGAACCATTCCACAAGCCTCCACCTTCCGATGCCGCTGTGTTGCTATTCACCGTACCGCCGGTGATCGTCGCATCACCGTCGCCGGTGATGTGAAGTCCACCTCCGTTGCCAGGGGACGCAGATCCTTCAGGTCCAGCGATGTTCATATCCAAGCTGACTCCTGAAAGCGTCGTGGTCGAACCAGCCGTAGTTTCAATCCCACCACCAGCGCGATTGGCGGTGTTGGAAGTGATTTCGGTATCGGTGATTGAAACCACGCCACCCAAATTCAAGATTCCGCCACCACTACCGGCGGTTCCGTCGGCGACGTTGCTAGCGATGGTCGCACTGGAGATCGTCAGCGTGCCACCGTTGTTGAACACGCCGCCGCCGCCATCGTCGGCGCCGTCACCCGATGCGGTGTTGCCGCTGATCATGGTTCCCGAGACAATCATCTCGCCGCTGCCGTTCCAAAGTCCACCACCTTCAAGAGCCGCCGTATTGCCATTGACCGTGCCGCCGGTGATCGTCGCGTCACCGTCGCCGGTGATGTGAAGTCCACCACCGTTGCCGGGGGACGCAGATCCTTCAGGTCCAGCGATGTTCATATCCAAGCTGACTCCTGAAAGTGTCGTGGTCGAACCAGCCGTAGCTTCAATCCCACCACCAGCGCGATTGGCGGTGTTGGAAGTGATTTCGGTATCGGTGATTGAAACCACGCCACCCAAATTCAAGATTCCGCCACCACTACCGGCGGTTCCGTCGGCGACGTTGCTAGCGATGGTCGCACTGGAGATCGTCAGCGTGCCGCCGTTGTTGAACACACCGCCGCCACCATCGTCCGCGCCGTCACCCGATGCGGTGTTGCCGCTGATCATGGTTCCCGAGACGATCATCTCGCCACTGCCGTTCCAAAGTCCACCACCTTCAAGTGCCGCCGTATTGCCATTGACCGTGCCGCCGGTAATCGTCGCATCACCGTCGCCAGTGATGTGAAGTCCACCACCGTTGCCCGGTGCTGCAGATCCAGTTGGACCGGCAACATTATCATTGAGCGTCACTCCCGAAAGCGTCGTGGTCGAACCAGCGATCGCTTCGATCCCTCCACCAGCGCGGTTTGCAGTGTTGCCTGTAATTTTGGTGTCGGTTGCAGTGAACGAGCTGCTGTTAAACACGCCCCCGCCGCTGCCTGAAGCCCCGTTTGCAACGTTCAGAGTGATGAACGAATCGACTGCGGTTGTCGTCGCCAAGTTGTAAATTCCACCTCCGCCATCAGTGGCCTCACTACCAGTAGCAGTGTTATTGGTAACCGTGACGCCATCGAGGTTCAGCGTTCCTTCACCTTCTTCGGTATAGATACCACCACCGCGGACTGCCGTGTTGTTGGAGATCATCACACTGTCGACGGTCAGCGTTCCGGCTGGCGAATTCCAAAGCCCACCGCCTTCGATCGCTTGGTTGCCCGCAACCGATCCGCCCGTGATCGTGACAACGCCTTCGCCACCGATGTGAAGTCCACCACCGTTACCCGGAGCGGCGTTTTCAGCNACCGAGTTGCCCGCTTCTACTGTTCCAAGCGTCACGTTGTTCAAGTCAACGGTTCCGCCCGCGGTTTCAATACCGCCACCAGCGCGATTGGCGNTGTTGGANGTGANTTCGGTATCGGTGATNGNNACNANNCCACCCAAATTCANNATTCCGCCACCACTACCGGNGGTTCCGTCGGCGACGTTGCTAGCGATGGTCGCANTNGAGATCGTCAGCGTGCCACCGTTGTTGAACACGCCGCCGCCGCCATCGTCGGCGCCGTCACCCGATGCGGTGTTGCCGCTGATCATGGTTCCCGAGACGATCATCTCGCCGCTGCCGTTCCAAAGTCCACCACCTTCAAGTGCCGCTGTGTTGCCATTGACCGTGCCGCCAGTGATCGTCGCATCACCGTCGCCAGTGATGTGAAGTCCACCGCCGTTGCCGGGGGACGCAAATCCGGATGGACCGGCAACATTGTTGTCGAGCGTCACTCCCGAGAGTGTGAGTGTGCCACGATTAGATTCGATTCCGCCGCCGGCTCGGCTGGCAATGTTTGACGCGATAGTGGAGTCAGTTACCGTCAAAGTACCGTCGTTGTTGAAGATACCGCCGCCGCTGCCCATCGTTGCTGGAAAGGAAATTTGACCTCTGACTTCGCCCGATGGATTGTCGGTGCTGTGGACATTAATGTAGGCGTTGCCGGCAAGCAGGTCGTTAAGGCTCTCGCTCGGGAAATCGACGTCATTCAATCGCAAGCGAATACCGCCAGACTCGCTAACGAAATTGTTGGAATCCAGGTTGACGACAACCGGGCCGTTTACGCCCACGGCTCCAATATGAATATGGGCACCCGTAACTTCCGGCAAAGTAGCATCGTTGTCGTCAGTCTCTATCCCTGTCACGAACAGGTCAATTTGAAATTGATCAGTGACTGGGTCGTAGACAAACAAGGCCTGCCCTGTTGCCAGAGTGGTCACGGCTGGGTTTTCTTGATCCCCCGTCAAGGCAATTGATGCAGACGCTGCGGCTTGGTTCGATGAGATCATCGAATTCACAATGTTAACATCACCGCCATCGTTAAAGATTGCACCACCACCGCTGGATGCACCGGAGCCTGTCGCGACATTCCCGGTGAGAGTGACGGAATCTAGATTCAGCGTTTGGCCGGATGCAACAAAGATCGCTCCCCCGGAATCTGCGATTCCATCGGTGAGTGTTAAGCCAGCGAGGGACACGACTGCTGGGCCATCGCCGGATGCTTCAATGGAAAAGATTCGCGTGGCATTGGATCCGCTGATGATTTGCGA from Rubripirellula amarantea encodes:
- a CDS encoding CHRD domain-containing protein, with amino-acid sequence MIDLIRTKLLTNRSPKSSRVRASAGIKRRRTHLTRLIGERLEDRRVLASYVVDTDIDIVAEDGMLSLREAIQAANTNAVVNADTVAGESGSTATDTISFADGLSQINLGSALTVTDSLAISLGDASSQIISGSNATRIFSIEASGDGPAVVSLAGLTLTDGIADSGGAIFVASGQTLNLDSVTLTGNVATGSGASSGGGAIFNDGGDVNIVNSMISSNQAAASASIALTGDQENPAVTTLATGQALFVYDPVTDQFQIDLFVTGIETDDNDATLPEVTGAHIHIGAVGVNGPVVVNLDSNNFVSESGGIRLRLNDVDFPSESLNDLLAGNAYINVHSTDNPSGEVRGQISFPATMGSGGGIFNNDGTLTVTDSTIASNIASRAGGGIESNRGTLTLSGVTLDNNVAGPSGFASPGNGGGLHITGDGDATITGGTVNGNTAALEGGGLWNGSGEMIVSGTMISGNTASGDGADDGGGGVFNNGGTLTISXATIASNVADGTXGSGGGXXNLGGXVXITDTEXTSNXANRAGGGIETAGGTVDLNNVTLGTVEAGNSVAENAAPGNGGGLHIGGEGVVTITGGSVAGNQAIEGGGLWNSPAGTLTVDSVMISNNTAVRGGGIYTEEGEGTLNLDGVTVTNNTATGSEATDGGGGIYNLATTTAVDSFITLNVANGASGSGGGVFNSSSFTATDTKITGNTANRAGGGIEAIAGSTTTLSGVTLNDNVAGPTGSAAPGNGGGLHITGDGDATITGGTVNGNTAALEGGGLWNGSGEMIVSGTMISGNTASGDGADDGGGGVFNNGGTLTISSATIASNVADGTAGSGGGILNLGGVVSITDTEITSNTANRAGGGIEATAGSTTTLSGVSLDMNIAGPEGSASPGNGGGLHITGDGDATITGGTVNGNTAALEGGGLWNGSGEMIVSGTMISGNTASGDGADDGGGGVFNNGGTLTISSATIASNVADGTAGSGGGILNLGGVVSITDTEITSNTANRAGGGIETTAGSTTTLSGVSLDMNIAGPEGSASPGNGGGLHITGDGDATITGGTVNSNTAASEGGGLWNGSGSMIVAGTTIDGNVASGNDADNGGGGIYNLSGTLSVTDATIINNVADGTSGSGGGVLNEGSVTFTNTTIAGNIANRAGGGIELTDGSSVELTGVELTDNVAGPENTAAPGNGGGVHISGNGSLTLTETTVSGNVAANEGGGLWNSAAGSIDVIRSTIAANRSGDGGGIFNDGEAGDVSVINSTIAGNTASGNGGGIASEGASVTLVSVTIADNSADTGGGVSFSSGTVTSTNSIISRNTAVTDPDTSGDVTDNGNNLIGVEAGLGQLADNGGPTQTVSLVAGSPALDAGITAGLSTDQRGVSRPQGTASDIGAFESDLAAPIDSSLSITALDANKAEGDSGTTMFTFTVTRSDNVAGTATVNYTVDGRGSNPAGANDFQNATLPSGVVTFAAGETSKTISVPVSGDNLIEQNEGFLVTLSDPSEGSVIVSAVAEGTIVDDDFSDRETRVVIPVRVAGPQIVLGDSIPSAIIFKAVLDTTVTVSAVGLASVTETIRILDGNTNPIGQFVDGITQATLVAGEMYAVLFEPQTIDRIFQVSSSSGPEALSTLASTNIFAPTDTTADGTTTALDALVVINQIARQSVGEGEQVDFASGMFLDVNRDSNVSALDALLVINHLARQDRAFSGESAESELQAPLPVTDSVQAENTDTIFSDPTLELDIDAKLSMASEFEAFSSNASSSPNFVDTAIESMEEPEDAGLRELDLERLSLNFL